One region of Culex pipiens pallens isolate TS chromosome 2, TS_CPP_V2, whole genome shotgun sequence genomic DNA includes:
- the LOC120425353 gene encoding uncharacterized protein LOC120425353 isoform X2, producing MKRKSSDWRVSNLDDLAKEFESVLMRLTVEEFGVWKTRRGSTNRKSLKRTMITRPKSTRAGQRFQRGVLDPEEEEKRTGTFAVKNATSRTLTGRGSASWSTCRPTLRRRSASRSPSAHSDGNRRLVEDGPQAQP from the exons ATGAAAC GAAAATCTTCGGATTGGCGCGTTTCGAATCTGGATGATTTGGCCAAGGAGTTTGAGAGCGTGCTGATGAGGTTGACTGTGGAAGAGTTTGGCGTGTGGAAGACACGTCGAGGTTCAACGAACCGGAAGAGTTTGAAGCGTACAATGATTACTCGGCCGAAGAGTACCAGAGCTGGACAACGATTTCAACGAGGAGTGTTGGACCCGGAAGAGGAGGAAAAGAGGACCGGAACTTTCGCTGTGAAGAATGCGACAAGCCGTACGTTAACAGGTCGAG GTTCAGCAAGCTGGTCAACGTGCAGGCCCACATTAAGACGGCGTTCGGCATCAAGATCGCCCTCAGCGCACAGCGATGGAAATCGACGCCTCGTTGAAGATGGGCCACAGGCTCAACCATAA
- the LOC120425353 gene encoding uncharacterized protein LOC120425353 isoform X1 produces the protein MKRKSSDWRVSNLDDLAKEFESVLMRLTVEEFGVWKTRRGSTNRKSLKRTMITRPKSTRAGQRFQRGVLDPEEEEKRTGTFAVKNATSRTLTGRGTYCTCSPSIRTCSSCGSNVLRAECQTARVSASVERSEVGASVQLL, from the exons ATGAAAC GAAAATCTTCGGATTGGCGCGTTTCGAATCTGGATGATTTGGCCAAGGAGTTTGAGAGCGTGCTGATGAGGTTGACTGTGGAAGAGTTTGGCGTGTGGAAGACACGTCGAGGTTCAACGAACCGGAAGAGTTTGAAGCGTACAATGATTACTCGGCCGAAGAGTACCAGAGCTGGACAACGATTTCAACGAGGAGTGTTGGACCCGGAAGAGGAGGAAAAGAGGACCGGAACTTTCGCTGTGAAGAATGCGACAAGCCGTACGTTAACAGGTCGAGGTACGTACTGCACTTGCAGTCCGAGCATCCGGACTTGCTCGAGTTGCGGTTCCAATGTCCTCCGGGCAGAATGCCAGACAGCACGAGTTAGTGCATCTGTCGAGCGATCAGAAGTTGGTGCATCCGTGCAACTATTGTGA